A genomic region of Eucalyptus grandis isolate ANBG69807.140 chromosome 5, ASM1654582v1, whole genome shotgun sequence contains the following coding sequences:
- the LOC104445768 gene encoding laccase-14, with product MGRFLGFGFTLTLLFCMAQGKVLRYDFVVKETPIKMLCETNRSVLTVNGLFPGPEIRAHKGDTIYVNVTNTGPYGVTIHWHGVREKRYPWSDGPENITQCPIPTNSSFLQKVILTEEEGTLWWHAHSDWTRATVHGPIIILPVNDTNYPYKFDEQHTIVIAEWYARDTKAIIDEALATGGDPDLSVAYTINGQPGDSYSCSNGSAYNITVVQGKTYLFRIIHSGMNEEMFFGIAKHNLTVVGMDGAYLKLLKTNYLMITPGQTMDVLVTANQAPGRYYMVFSPFLDTGAPLNENITRAIVQYNGNYNHSETPLLPELPGFTNKSDAGNFTVQLRSLNSKEHPSKVPTKITRNITITVAVNQQPCPANKTCTGPQGNMLSTSLNNISFSAPSISILQAYYNNLQGVYNKTFPDTPPFVFDYTGNVSALGDAANVSTEVLMINYNEEVEIRFQGTNFAAENHPMHLHGYSFYVVGMGDGNFSDSYVSQYNTVDPPYINTVGLPKNGWTAIRFKADNPGVWFMHCHLERHASWGMDTVIVVGDGAKKHQKVLPPPKDMPPCSVS from the exons ATGGGCAGATTTCTAGGGTTTGGGTTCACTCTGACCCTGCTCTTTTGCATGGCTCAAGGCAAAGTCCTCCGCTATGATTTCGTG GTGAAGGAGACACCTATTAAGATGTTGTGTGAGACAAATCGCTCTGTATTGACCGTGAATGGTTTGTTTCCTGGACCGGAGATCCGTGCTCACAAGGGTGACACCATCTACGTTAATGTCACCAATACAGGACCTTACGGAGTCACTATTCATTG GCACGGAGTGAGAGAAAAAAGGTATCCTTGGTCTGATGGCCCAGAGAATATCACACAATGCCCAATCCCTACAAACTCAAGCTTCCTTCAGAAAGTCAtactcactgaagaagaaggcACGCTATGGTGGCACGCTCATAGCGATTGGACACGGGCCACTGTACATGGCCCTATAATTATTTTGCCTGTCAATGACACCAACTACCCTTACAAGTTTGATGAACAACACACAATTGTGATTG CTGAATGGTATGCCAGAGATACGAAGGCTATAATCGATGAGGCTCTTGCAACCGGAGGCGATCCAGACTTGTCCGTGGCCTATACCATCAATGGTCAACCAGGAGACAGTTACTCATGCTCTAATG GGTCGGCATACAATATAACAGTTGTGCAAGGAAAAACGTATCTCTTCCGAATCATCCACTCTGGGATGAACGAAGAGATGTTCTTTGGCATAGCCAAGCACAATCTCACTGTGGTCGGAATGGATGGAGCTTATTTGAAACTGCTTAAGACCAATTACCTCATGATAACTCCTGGTCAAACGATGGATGTTTTGGTAACTGCAAATCAAGCCCCTGGTCGTTATTACATGGTATTTAGCCCATTCTTGGATACCGGTGCCCCGTTAAATGAAAACATTACGAGGGCAATAGTTCAATACAATGGCAATTATAACCACTCGGAGACTCCTTTGTTACCTGAGCTTCCAGGTTTTACTAACAAGAGTGACGCTGGAAACTTCACTGTTCAGTTGAGGAGTTTGAACAGCAAAGAGCATCCATCTAAGGTTCCAACCAAAATCACTAGGAACATTACGATCACGGTGGCCGTGAATCAGCAGCCATGTCCTGCTAATAAAACATGTACTGGTCCACAGGGCAACATGCTTTCAACAAGCTTGAATAACATAAGTTTTTCGGCTCCATCGATTAGCATTCTCCAAGCTTACTACAA CAATCTCCAAGGAGTCTACAACAAAACTTTTCCGGATACACCACCTTTCGTGTTTGACTACACCGGGAATGTATCGGCCTTAGGAGATGCTGCCAATGTGAGCACCGAAGTGCTGATGATTAACTATAATGAGGAGGTCGAAATAAGATTCCAGGGGACCAATTTCGCAGCGGAGAATCACCCCATGCATTTACACGGCTACAGCTTTTATGTCGTCGGAATGGGCGATGGAAATTTCAGCGACTCCTATGTATCGCAGTATAATACAGTCGATCCACCTTACATTAACACTGTCGGACTCCCCAAAAATGGGTGGACAGCCATTAGATTCAAAGCTGATAATCCAG GGGTGTGGTTCATGCACTGTCACTTGGAACGCCATGCGAGCTGGGGGATGGACACAGTCATTGTCGTTGGAGATGGGGCAAAAAAACATCAGAAGGTGCTGCCACCACCCAAAGACATGCCTCCTTGTTCCGTCTCATGA